A region of Pyxidicoccus parkwaysis DNA encodes the following proteins:
- a CDS encoding MogA/MoaB family molybdenum cofactor biosynthesis protein, whose product MHVSAFVVTCSDSRDAARDESGRVLREALESAGHQVAGSVVVKDDAEAIRGALAQAQAAGARAVLFTGGTGIGRRDCTVETLRPLFEKELPGFGELFRMLSYRQVGSAAMMSRATAGTWQGMILFALPGSPQAVRLALDALILPEMGHAVRELTR is encoded by the coding sequence GTGCACGTGAGCGCCTTCGTGGTGACGTGCTCGGACAGCCGCGACGCGGCGCGGGACGAGAGCGGGCGCGTGCTGCGTGAGGCGCTGGAGTCCGCGGGCCATCAGGTCGCGGGCTCGGTGGTGGTGAAGGACGACGCCGAGGCCATCCGCGGCGCGCTGGCCCAGGCGCAGGCGGCGGGCGCGCGCGCGGTGCTGTTTACCGGCGGTACCGGCATTGGCCGGCGCGACTGCACGGTGGAGACGCTGCGGCCTTTGTTCGAGAAGGAACTGCCCGGCTTCGGTGAGCTCTTCCGCATGCTGTCGTACCGGCAGGTCGGCAGCGCGGCGATGATGTCCCGCGCCACCGCGGGCACCTGGCAGGGGATGATTCTCTTCGCCCTGCCGGGCTCGCCCCAGGCGGTGCGGCTGGCGCTGGACGCGCTCATCCTCCCCGAGATGGGCCATGCGGTGCGCGAACTGACGCGTTGA
- a CDS encoding Rieske (2Fe-2S) protein, with translation MTKIKLGPADFAEREMRGYEVGKRNVCIAKIHGRYKGLDDWCNHAGCLLSGGRLEDNTVVCPCHEVGFDMDTGRNETSPGVCDDQPTVHVEVQDGELLVDLPDNT, from the coding sequence ATGACGAAGATCAAGCTGGGCCCGGCGGATTTCGCCGAACGGGAAATGCGCGGTTACGAAGTCGGCAAGCGCAACGTGTGTATCGCGAAGATTCATGGCCGCTACAAGGGCCTGGATGACTGGTGCAACCACGCGGGCTGTCTGCTCTCGGGCGGCCGCCTCGAGGACAACACGGTGGTGTGTCCGTGCCACGAAGTCGGCTTCGACATGGACACCGGCCGCAACGAGACCTCCCCCGGAGTCTGTGACGACCAGCCGACAGTGCACGTCGAGGTCCAGGACGGCGAGCTCCTCGTCGACCTGCCCGACAACACCTGA
- the polX gene encoding DNA polymerase/3'-5' exonuclease PolX has product MTPDVSQPSVDKAAVAQVLRDIALLLQLQGESGYRVRAYDMGADRIAGLPQELGPLVAEGRLESLPGIGPALAEKISELVTTGRLGYYEELKAKFPAGLLELVKLPDIGPKKVAVLWRELDVGSVEDLERACREGRVRQLRGFGEKSEAKILEGIAVFRRARGERKLLGEVMPVAEALLEQVKASPGVVRASLGGSVRRRAETVADVDIIASAPDPGPVLDALANAPGVATVLGKGGSKCSVRMIQGDLQVDLRVLPDEDYATALHHFTGSRAHHIRLRNLGHERGLKISEWGVHREDGTKVTVSDEAALYSLLDMQYVPPELREDNGEFEAAREGTLPQDLVTLEDVQGAVHAHSTWSDGKHSLEEMARAAQALGLKYLTVTEHSQAAIYAGGMKVEDLKRQWDEIDRINAAIPEVRLLKGIEVDILEDGALDYPDSVLEQLELVIGSIHVRHGMDEEQMTRRLLTALDNPHLHILGHPTGRLIQNREPYPVRMEEILERAAERGVTIEVNGKPARLDIKAEYVRQAVKLGVRLVVSCDAHRQEDLRNLAYAVATARRGWARKSDVLNTLPADRFLAALRARR; this is encoded by the coding sequence GTGACTCCAGACGTCAGCCAACCGAGCGTCGACAAGGCGGCAGTCGCCCAGGTCCTCCGGGACATCGCCCTCCTCCTGCAGCTCCAGGGCGAGAGCGGCTACCGCGTCCGTGCCTACGACATGGGCGCGGACCGCATCGCCGGGCTGCCGCAGGAATTGGGTCCCCTCGTCGCCGAGGGCCGCCTGGAGAGCCTGCCGGGAATCGGGCCCGCGCTCGCGGAGAAGATTTCCGAGCTGGTGACCACGGGACGGCTCGGCTACTACGAGGAGCTCAAGGCGAAGTTCCCCGCCGGCCTGCTGGAGCTGGTGAAGCTGCCGGACATCGGCCCGAAGAAGGTGGCCGTCCTCTGGCGCGAGCTGGACGTGGGCAGCGTCGAGGACCTGGAGCGCGCGTGCCGCGAGGGCCGCGTGCGCCAGCTCCGCGGCTTCGGCGAGAAGAGCGAGGCGAAGATTCTGGAGGGCATCGCCGTGTTCCGGCGCGCCCGGGGCGAGCGGAAGCTGCTGGGTGAGGTGATGCCCGTGGCGGAGGCGCTGCTGGAGCAGGTGAAGGCCAGCCCCGGCGTCGTGCGCGCGAGCCTCGGCGGCAGCGTGCGCCGCCGCGCGGAGACGGTGGCGGACGTGGACATCATCGCCTCCGCGCCGGACCCGGGCCCCGTGCTGGATGCGCTCGCGAATGCACCGGGCGTGGCCACGGTGCTGGGCAAGGGCGGCAGCAAGTGCTCCGTGCGGATGATTCAGGGGGACTTGCAGGTGGACCTGCGCGTGCTGCCCGACGAGGACTACGCCACCGCGCTGCACCACTTCACCGGCTCGCGCGCGCATCACATCCGCCTGCGCAACCTGGGCCACGAGCGGGGCCTCAAGATTTCCGAGTGGGGCGTGCACCGCGAGGACGGCACCAAGGTGACCGTCTCGGACGAGGCCGCGCTCTACTCGCTATTGGACATGCAGTACGTCCCGCCGGAGCTGCGCGAGGATAACGGCGAGTTCGAGGCCGCGCGCGAGGGGACGCTGCCGCAAGACCTGGTCACGCTCGAGGACGTGCAGGGTGCCGTGCACGCGCACAGCACGTGGTCCGACGGGAAGCACTCGCTGGAGGAGATGGCGCGCGCCGCGCAGGCGCTGGGCCTGAAGTACCTCACCGTCACCGAGCACAGCCAGGCGGCCATCTACGCGGGCGGCATGAAGGTGGAGGACCTGAAGCGCCAGTGGGACGAAATCGACCGCATCAACGCGGCGATTCCCGAGGTGCGCCTGCTCAAGGGCATCGAGGTGGACATCCTGGAGGACGGCGCGCTGGACTACCCGGACAGCGTGCTGGAGCAGCTGGAGCTGGTCATCGGCTCCATCCACGTGCGGCACGGCATGGACGAGGAGCAGATGACGCGGCGGCTGCTCACCGCACTGGACAACCCGCACCTGCACATCCTCGGGCACCCCACCGGCCGTCTCATCCAGAATCGCGAGCCGTACCCGGTGCGCATGGAAGAAATCCTCGAGCGCGCCGCCGAGCGCGGCGTGACGATTGAGGTCAACGGCAAGCCGGCGCGGCTGGACATCAAGGCCGAGTACGTGCGCCAGGCGGTGAAGCTCGGCGTGAGGCTGGTGGTGAGCTGCGATGCGCACCGCCAGGAGGACCTGCGCAACCTGGCCTATGCGGTGGCCACCGCGCGCCGGGGCTGGGCGCGAAAATCGGACGTTTTGAACACCCTGCCGGCGGACCGCTTCCTCGCCGCGCTGCGCGCCCGCCGGTGA
- a CDS encoding MXAN_2756 family trypsin-like serine endoprotease, whose translation MSRLPPLLFCLLLFTLPALAGEARPSRADLQRVMELHARSVVRVRGPKQTGPGVIVGSAGQVLTALGPVGEEFVGLNAATVEHDGKALPAKVVLANAALKVAVVAAPDGTYPAVPVKLLKEGDSLAGRWVVGVVPATKDQPAKPVSAQASGSAPLPFFDVPLALPPGSPVFDGDGRLVAVVVQRHRRGCRVLPLSEVKVRLASADGT comes from the coding sequence ATGTCCCGCCTGCCGCCGCTCCTCTTCTGTCTGCTGCTCTTCACCCTCCCCGCCCTCGCGGGCGAGGCCCGTCCCTCGCGCGCGGACCTGCAGCGGGTGATGGAGCTGCACGCGCGCTCGGTGGTGCGGGTGCGCGGGCCCAAGCAGACGGGCCCCGGCGTCATCGTGGGCTCGGCCGGACAGGTGCTCACCGCGCTGGGCCCGGTGGGCGAGGAGTTCGTCGGGCTGAATGCCGCCACGGTGGAGCACGACGGCAAGGCGCTGCCCGCCAAGGTGGTGCTGGCCAACGCGGCGCTCAAGGTAGCGGTGGTGGCCGCGCCGGACGGCACCTACCCGGCCGTGCCGGTGAAGCTGCTGAAGGAAGGCGACAGCCTCGCGGGGCGGTGGGTGGTGGGCGTGGTGCCCGCGACGAAGGACCAGCCCGCGAAGCCCGTGTCGGCGCAGGCGAGCGGCTCCGCGCCCCTGCCCTTCTTCGATGTGCCCCTGGCCCTGCCTCCGGGCAGCCCCGTGTTCGACGGGGACGGGCGGCTGGTGGCGGTGGTGGTGCAGCGGCACCGGCGAGGCTGCCGCGTGCTGCCCTTGAGCGAGGTGAAGGTGCGGCTCGCGTCGGCGGATGGGACATGA
- the mrtX gene encoding myxosortase MrtX has translation MSQAMATPWRPSAVQEVMGLWALGFLGIIIAFLLFGGTSVPKLVATVGFLYLPLIPMRWRDEDYRDYGLSLRAWREDVRLFLVLAAIVGPLFFVAFAGFAEVLPHLPRSLARFLTPMVGEPHFQLRLPPRFGEWVVDQLFVVALPEEFFYRGYVQARLRDAWPQGRVVLGGRLGRAFWVTAVLFALGHLAIFQAWRLSVFFPALLFGWMRERTGTVIGSSLFHAACNLYVRVLEVSFFGGP, from the coding sequence ATGAGTCAGGCAATGGCGACGCCTTGGCGCCCGAGCGCCGTGCAGGAAGTGATGGGCCTGTGGGCGCTGGGCTTCCTGGGCATCATCATCGCGTTCCTCCTCTTCGGCGGCACCAGCGTCCCCAAGCTGGTGGCCACCGTGGGCTTCCTCTACCTGCCGCTCATCCCCATGCGCTGGCGGGACGAGGACTACCGCGACTACGGGCTGTCGCTGCGCGCGTGGCGCGAGGACGTGCGCCTGTTCCTCGTGCTGGCCGCCATCGTCGGGCCGCTGTTCTTCGTCGCCTTCGCCGGCTTCGCGGAGGTGCTGCCCCACCTGCCCCGCTCGCTGGCGCGCTTCCTCACGCCCATGGTGGGCGAGCCCCACTTCCAGCTCCGCCTGCCCCCGCGCTTCGGTGAGTGGGTCGTCGACCAGCTCTTCGTCGTCGCGCTGCCGGAGGAGTTCTTCTACCGGGGCTATGTCCAGGCGCGGCTGCGGGACGCGTGGCCCCAGGGGCGCGTCGTCCTGGGCGGCCGGCTGGGCCGCGCCTTCTGGGTGACGGCGGTGCTCTTCGCCCTGGGGCACCTGGCCATCTTCCAGGCGTGGCGCCTGTCCGTGTTCTTCCCCGCGCTCCTCTTCGGCTGGATGCGCGAGCGCACCGGCACCGTCATCGGCTCGTCGCTCTTCCACGCCGCGTGCAACCTCTACGTGCGCGTCCTGGAGGTGTCCTTCTTCGGCGGGCCGTGA
- a CDS encoding alpha/beta fold hydrolase produces the protein MDRRDLLKSAVAASVGMSLVAEGSEPLASGGWPGEAKGRVQSGSIIRTRDGVDLYYRDWGTGRPVVFLSGWALTSQMWAYQMQPLSEQGLRCIAYDRRGHGRSSDPGRGYDFDTLADDLAAVLDALDLRDVTVVAHSIASCELTRYLSRHGSGRIARLVYLAPVTPFLLKTPDNPDGIDAATFEYVRNHFYLRDFPGWLADNARPFVVPETSEAMVEWLMSQMRGCSMKAVIDCNRAMTSTDFRPELARIRLPTLVIHGDKDASAPLELTGRKTARLIPGARLEVYEGAPHGLFVTHLERLNADLLAFAKS, from the coding sequence ATGGACAGGCGAGACCTTCTGAAGTCGGCGGTGGCAGCGAGCGTGGGCATGAGCCTCGTGGCCGAGGGCAGTGAGCCGCTGGCCTCGGGTGGCTGGCCCGGCGAAGCGAAGGGGAGGGTGCAGTCAGGCTCCATCATCCGCACGCGTGACGGCGTGGACCTGTACTACCGCGACTGGGGCACGGGCCGGCCCGTGGTGTTCCTGTCCGGCTGGGCGCTCACCTCGCAGATGTGGGCCTACCAGATGCAGCCGCTGTCCGAGCAGGGCCTGCGCTGCATCGCCTACGACAGGCGCGGGCACGGCCGCTCCAGCGACCCGGGGCGGGGCTACGACTTCGACACGCTGGCGGATGACCTCGCGGCGGTGCTGGACGCGCTCGACCTCCGCGACGTCACGGTGGTGGCCCACTCGATAGCGAGCTGCGAGCTGACCCGCTACCTGTCCCGCCACGGCAGCGGCCGGATTGCGCGGCTCGTGTACCTCGCGCCGGTGACGCCGTTCCTGCTCAAGACGCCGGACAACCCGGATGGCATCGACGCGGCGACCTTCGAGTACGTCCGCAACCACTTCTACCTGCGTGACTTCCCCGGGTGGCTCGCGGACAACGCCCGTCCGTTCGTCGTGCCCGAGACGTCGGAGGCGATGGTGGAGTGGCTCATGAGCCAGATGCGCGGCTGCTCCATGAAGGCCGTCATCGACTGCAACCGCGCCATGACGTCCACGGACTTCCGTCCGGAGCTGGCCCGCATCCGTCTGCCAACGCTCGTCATCCACGGCGACAAGGACGCGTCCGCGCCGCTGGAGCTCACCGGGCGCAAGACGGCGCGCCTCATCCCCGGCGCGCGGCTGGAGGTGTACGAGGGCGCGCCGCACGGCCTCTTCGTCACCCACCTGGAGCGGCTGAACGCCGACCTGCTGGCCTTCGCGAAGAGCTGA